From the genome of Cinclus cinclus chromosome 12, bCinCin1.1, whole genome shotgun sequence, one region includes:
- the RUVBL1 gene encoding ruvB-like 1: protein MKIEEVKSTSKTQRIAAHSHVKGLGLDESGAAKPAGAGLVGQENAREACGVIVELIKSKKMAGRAVLLAGPPGTGKTALALAIAQELGSKVPFCPMVGSEVYSTEIKKTEVLMENFRRAIGLRIKETKEVYEGEVTELTPCETENPMGGYGKTISHVIIGLKTAKGTKQLKLDPSIFESLQKERVETGDVIYIEANSGAVKRQGRCDIYATEFDLEAEEYVPLPKGDVHKKKEIIQDVTLHDLDVANARPQGGQDILSMMGQLMKPKKTEITDKLRGEINKVVNKYIDQGIAELVPGVLFVDEVHMLDIECFTYLHRALESSISPIVIFASNRGNCIIRGTEDIVSPHGIPLDLLDRVMIIRTMLYTPQEMKQITKLRAQTEGINISEEALNHLGEIGTKTTLRYAVQLLTPANLLAKINGKDSIEKEHIEEINELFYDAKSSAKILADQQEKYMK from the exons ATGAAGATCGAGGAGGTGAAGAGCACCTCGAAGACCCAGCGCATCGCCGCCCACAGCCATGTcaaggggctggggctggacgAGAGCGGCGCCGCCAAGCCGGCGGGAGCCGGGCTCGTGGGGCAGGAAAACGCGCGGGAG GCATGTGGGGTTATAGTGGAGCtaatcaaaagcaaaaaaatggctggcagagcagtgctgtTGGCAGGACCTCCTGGAACTGGCAAG actGCTTTGGCTTTAGCTATCGCTCAGGAACTGGGAAGCAAAGTCCCCTTTTGTCCTATGGTTGGAAGTGAGGTCTATTCCACTGAGatcaagaaaacagaagttctAATGGAAAACTTCCGACGTGCAATTG GATTGAGGATTAAAGAGACGAAGGAGGTTTATGAAGGAGAAGTCACAGAACTAACTCCCTGTGAGACTGAGAATCCTATGGGGGGATATGGCAAAACCATCAGCCATGTAATTATAGGACTCAAAACTGCAAAGGGAACCAAACAGTTGAAG CTGGACCCGAGCATTTTTGAAAGCTTGCAGAAGGAGCGAGTGGAAACTGGTGACGTTATTTATATTGAAGCAAACAGTGGAGCTGTCAAG aggcaagGCAGGTGTGATATCTATGCTACGGAATTTGACCTTGAAGCTGAAGAGTATGTTCCCTTGCCAAAAGGTGATGTgcacaagaaaaaggaaatcatTCAGGATGTCACCCTGCATGACTTGGATGTGGCCAATGCTCGACCTCAG GGAGGACAAGACATCCTTTCTATGATGGGACAGTTGATGAAAcctaagaaaactgaaattaccG ACAAACTTCGAGGAGAGATAAATAAGGTGGTGAACAAATACATCGATCAAGGCATTGCAGAGCTGGTGCCAGGTGTGCTTTTTGTGGATGAGGTTCACATGCTGGATATTGAGTGTTTCACATACCTGCACCGAGCACTGGAATCTTCTATTTCCCCCATTGTCATCTTTGCTTCCAACCGAGGAAACTGCATTATCAG AGGCACAGAGGATATTGTGTCCCCTCATGGAATACCACTGGACCTGCTGGATCGAGTAATGATTATCCGAACCATGCTCTATACACCCCAAGAAATGAAGCAG ATCACAAAACTTCGTGCTCAGACAGAAGGGATTAATATCAGTGAAGAAGCTCTAAACCACTTAGGTGAAATTGGTACCAAGACAACCCTAAG GTATGCTGTGCAGTTGCTGACCCCTGCTAACCTGCTCGCCAAGATTAATGGGAAAGACAGCATTGAGAAAGAGCATattgaagaaataaatgaacTTTTCTATGATGCTAAATCCTCAGCAAAAATCTTGGCTGATCAACAGGAGAAGTACATGAAATGA